The Acetivibrio cellulolyticus CD2 genome segment ATAAAGTTTCATGCCATCGTTCTTGTTGCTAAAGTAGATCCATCCGTCAGCGATACAAAAATAGCTTGCTTCATCATAGGACACTCTGATTTTTTCATTTCCATCTGTATCTATCTTGTATATTTTTCCTCCATCACTTTTGTTGGAGTAATAAATCCAACCTTCATATAAGCTGATATTAAAAGATTTATCGTTATTTAGCTTTGTCTTGCTATTCCCATCTGTGCTGATTTTATAGAGCTTATAATCATCAGTTTCGTTGCTATAATAGATCCAATCTTTAGAAACATTGAGATACCAGCAACTGTCGTTGGAGATTTTTTCTTTTTTGGTACCGTCAATACTCAAACGGTATATGTTTTCTCTAGAAGCGGAATTGCTGTAGTAAATCCAATTTTCTACAATGTTGATAAACCAGGACTCATCGGAATTTAGTTTTATTACCTGATTTTCATCAGTATTGATCTTATAGATATTGTTATGGTGGTTTGGACTGGATAGATATATCCATGCTCCCTGAACACAGGTTAGTCCTCCATTTATTATGTTGCCAGCTGTATTACCATTACTATTCACATAATTATTACATAAAAGGACTGTATCTGGAATGATGTTTAAGGAGTCCAAACATACTTTTTTGCTTACTGCCCTGTTGTTTGATAAAACAATTTGATTCCTGTCTTCGCAAGACATTTGGTGATATGTTTCAATTAAAGCTTCTTTTGCAACTGCGGGCGAAGTAAATCTATTTTCCGGTTTGTATTGGCACATTTTTAGGATGATCTCGCCAAGTGTCTGATTTGCATTACATGGAGGAGGGATAGCATTACCTAAAAAACGCTTTTCTACAGCAGATTCACTGTCTTTAATTCGAAGTTCCATAGGAGATGGAGGCATAAAAGGAAATCTTCCGTTATTAAGAAGCTTATAGAGCAAAATACCCAGAGAATAGAGATCTGCTCTGGTGTCATATGCTTCGCCTTTATATACTTCAGGAGCCATATAGAGTGGGGTGCCGCGAATAGACGCAGAGAGACCTTTTGCGAGTTCCCGTGCAATTCCGAAATCACCTAATTTAAAGCATTTGTCTTTAGATACAAAGATATTTTCATCCTTTATATCTCTGTGAACTATGCTCTTTTTTGAACAGAGCTCCAGTGCGGTGCATATATCAAGGCCGATATTTACTATATCATCTATGGAAATGTCCTTTTCAGTCAGATATTTATTTAGCGGTGTCAAATATTCCATTCTGATTAAGATGTCCCACGCGAGTTTTCCATCATGTTTTTCTACCTTGTGATCTTCATAGCTTACTATATTACTGTTCCCACGGAGGTTGTACAACATTATAATTTCATTTATGATGTTTTTTACCGCATCTTCAAAATATAGTTTTAGAAGTTTTTCATCATTTCCTAAAGTAGCTATTGCTTCACGATACTGGTCATTTGAAGGAAGGCTAATGACTTTCAAAGCGGATTCATATTTGTAGCCCCATTCTTCTTTGGAGAGTTTATAAACTTTTCCAAAGCTGCCCTGGCCTAAAAATTTTTCTATATACCAACTTTCCCAGAAAGGTTCATATCTTTTTACATAATCATCATTTTGGTAATTCATTTTAGAAACATACCTCCAAATATGCTTATAGATAAGCTCTGAGATTGTTTAATAAAGTCATCTGATGTTTAGTTATTATGGATTGTCAAAATAAAATCGGAGAGTTCTTGGGCGGTTTACAAAATATATACATGACATATATATTTTAGCATATCCGCTTTGTTTGCGTCAATTATAGTTAAAAAGAGCTTTTTTTTAGCTTATATTAAAAACAATGCTTTTGTTTTGTGATTTTTTTTTGTATAATAACATGTGTACATGATTTGTCTTTAACGTCTTACGACTTAAAAAGAATAGTTGTAAGAACTGAATTTGATTTAAAGGAGAAATATTGATGGACAGAATAACTTTGTTCGATTGTTTTGAAGGTGAGCCAAAGAGAGGCTTAGGAGAATGCTTGCAATATTATTGGGGATATAGGCTGCTCGAACTTGCTCAAGCGCACGGTTTGCAAGTTGTTGAAGAAACCCCGGATGCTGAGATTATGGACAAATTAATACCACAGATGCTGAAAAACTTTGCAAACGATTTAGTATATTTGAACGAAGATGAACTGTTATTTTTGAATAAAGTAAAAGAAAACCCCAATAAGGAAATGGACGATGCTGAAAACGGACAGTATACTACTTTGAAATGGTTGGGTTATGTCTATTTGTTTAATTTTGACGGTCATATATACCCAGTGATTCCAAACGAGTTATTGCAATTGATTCCGGATATGAATGCTGAAGAATTTAAACATAAGGTTGAGCGCAACCAAAAGCTGCTTTCATATACATTGGCTTTAACAAACATATATGGGGTTTATAGAGTTGAACAGTTGGTAGATGTATGGAATATGCTCAACAAGGAGAAAATGGATGTCGATGAGGTTAGAGAATATATTGACATAATGTCTGCTCGACAGACCAATTTTTGGTGTGACAGAGGGCATATTGTTTCAACCTTATTGGGAGATGTTAACGAATACTATGATTTAATGAAAAAAGCTTCACGCAGCCCTTATTTCGTACCTACAAAAACTGATATTGGATTTTATTCCGATAGTAAGAATGTATATTCATCAACTTACTGCAAGAAAATTGAAGATTTTATAAGGAACAAGAATGTTATTGATGAAAGTCAATTAGGCGATTTAATTTCAGAAATAGCAGATGCTTGTAAAATGGACAAGCATCCAAATGAGATTATTGCTATGGTAAATGAAGGTGGAATTGAATTTAGTGATGAAGAAGAAACAAGCGAATTTTTGAGGTTGCTAATGACCCTGTCAAATAGTACTAGAAAATGGGTGTTGCGTGGGTACATGCCTTCAGAATTAGTCCAAAACCCTTCAAGACCGGC includes the following:
- a CDS encoding SEC-C metal-binding domain-containing protein; amino-acid sequence: MDRITLFDCFEGEPKRGLGECLQYYWGYRLLELAQAHGLQVVEETPDAEIMDKLIPQMLKNFANDLVYLNEDELLFLNKVKENPNKEMDDAENGQYTTLKWLGYVYLFNFDGHIYPVIPNELLQLIPDMNAEEFKHKVERNQKLLSYTLALTNIYGVYRVEQLVDVWNMLNKEKMDVDEVREYIDIMSARQTNFWCDRGHIVSTLLGDVNEYYDLMKKASRSPYFVPTKTDIGFYSDSKNVYSSTYCKKIEDFIRNKNVIDESQLGDLISEIADACKMDKHPNEIIAMVNEGGIEFSDEEETSEFLRLLMTLSNSTRKWVLRGYMPSELVQNPSRPAVRPLPNKPVQSVQKKVGRNDPCVCGSGKKYKHCCGK
- a CDS encoding DUF5050 domain-containing protein codes for the protein MNYQNDDYVKRYEPFWESWYIEKFLGQGSFGKVYKLSKEEWGYKYESALKVISLPSNDQYREAIATLGNDEKLLKLYFEDAVKNIINEIIMLYNLRGNSNIVSYEDHKVEKHDGKLAWDILIRMEYLTPLNKYLTEKDISIDDIVNIGLDICTALELCSKKSIVHRDIKDENIFVSKDKCFKLGDFGIARELAKGLSASIRGTPLYMAPEVYKGEAYDTRADLYSLGILLYKLLNNGRFPFMPPSPMELRIKDSESAVEKRFLGNAIPPPCNANQTLGEIILKMCQYKPENRFTSPAVAKEALIETYHQMSCEDRNQIVLSNNRAVSKKVCLDSLNIIPDTVLLCNNYVNSNGNTAGNIINGGLTCVQGAWIYLSSPNHHNNIYKINTDENQVIKLNSDESWFINIVENWIYYSNSASRENIYRLSIDGTKKEKISNDSCWYLNVSKDWIYYSNETDDYKLYKISTDGNSKTKLNNDKSFNISLYEGWIYYSNKSDGGKIYKIDTDGNEKIRVSYDEASYFCIADGWIYFSNKNDGMKLYKTNLDGTIVEKLNNDISTNINIYDGWVYYCNKSDISKLYRIRIDGSEKTKLNDDYSDYINIVYNWIYYCNKSAGNKIFKICPNGLNRTEISIPEDIDDEWIYI